A window from Rhineura floridana isolate rRhiFlo1 chromosome 17, rRhiFlo1.hap2, whole genome shotgun sequence encodes these proteins:
- the ATP6V0C gene encoding V-type proton ATPase 16 kDa proteolipid subunit c — MTTAAPGPEYSSFFAVMGASAAMVFSALGAAYGTAKSGTGIAAMSVMRPELIMKSIIPVVMAGIIAIYGLVVAVLIANNLSHDVSLYKSFLDLGAGLSVGLSGLAAGFAIGIVGDAGVRGTAQQPRLFVGMILILIFAEVLGLYGLIVALILSTKG; from the exons ATGACGACCGCAGCTCCCGGTCCCGAGTATTCCTCCTTCTTCGCCGTCATGGGCGCCTCGGCTGCCATGGTCTTCAGCG CGTTGGGAGCTGCATATGGCACAGCGAAGAGCGGTACAGGTATTGCAGCCATGTCTGTAATGCGGCCAGAGCTGATCATGAAGTCCATCATTCCTGTTGTCATGGCGGGTATTATAGCAATCTATGGCTTGGTCGTGGCAGTCCTTATTGCCAACAATCTCTCACATGACGTCTCATTATACAA GAGCTTCCTTGATCTGGGTGCTGGTCTGAGCGTTGGCCTTAGTGGGCTGGCGGCAGGCTTTGCCATCGGCATAGTGGGTGATGCAGGCGTACGGGGAACAGCACAACAGCCTAGGTTATTTGTGGGCATGATCCTGATCTTGATCTTCGCTGAAGTTTTGGGTCTGTATGGGCTCATTGTTGCCCTTATCCTTTCCACAAAAGgataa